One window from the genome of Comamonas sp. lk encodes:
- a CDS encoding Hpt domain-containing protein, protein MSVVDDSPIRAVMTAPAEQDLGPLAWVLDELRKSLEAANKAVGRFVRDADAARVADLETLDTSALRIARQQLHQACGALEMVGLGAPAQIMRSMEDAVNRFIQRPELCTAEAAATLERTHFALMEFLETMLAGKEVSAVALFPQYREVATLAGNEKVHPGDLWPAERRAREPDWVGAMPAALEYGPAARALFDGVVLRLIKSEDREASAQMRDLCLRLAAGKLEDVTARSFWKIAAAFFDAQAHGLIAVDLYVKRMASRVLMQYASMAKGDSLPPARLLQDLMFFCAQAKPREHSGEVLKAVQQAYSMDGMPQVDYQVARFGRHDPAVLILARKRIAAVADTWSALAGGERGKIKLTVEQFGQVAESLVKLQPASQGLARTLIRVAETVDRIGQPPPAELAMEVATAVLYLQAVFATFNLDDKAQASQFSSLVYRLDAALQGAPAQPLEPWMEELFRQASDDQTMGSVVGELRSTLGESERQLDMYFRNPADTSVLAAVPHQMSQMRGVFSVLGFDQAAFGMQRMREKVEQLILGEVREEQRAQAFEKLGNSLGAMGFLIDMLSYQRNMARKLFIYDEEADELRVLMGRNRKRSSEPFKPTVDISTEDAAPEIPAQTAVSVTAPESFAPEVHFAVAEQALDSVVKAAAADPVVAEPMTAVLPAEEPKPPAAPVDVDLGQMPDAAVAESLAPSLPAPAPVSEPAPDALGDAMAQVFAGMPQSTAAQPEAQEPLAALDLDLSASASPVQVAPDFEVPAFVEPALSAQELDGEDELLFIFLEEAREVVENGLQALRVLEEQAGSLSEQTTLRRAFHTLKGSSRMVGLDEFGEAGWALEQMLNAWLAEQKPMPAPMRALAVDALKAFAAWAQDLEARQAEHWSATPFRAAADAMRLTGQRADVALMPRRARRPEAIAEFAPLAPEAEALDTAAPPVPVEPEIPVEPQVSAEPAASTELGWMLDLPEEEQPAGKSEDRLEKSPAEAAAEALLPAQSHEAHAFLPALDFDVFLPASADAPLQRPGDATDAAISEVPASPDEAQDLDFADFEIAMRESELAALDAHAPVVEPEPALAPEPEAEPETLIDQALESAPQPLLQAAPVVDFADFEVSEAAPAAKHTPIAEIDMAPEVPMPEQPAAPEDDYKHIDGLRISTPLYNVYLHEADEWSERLRAVLQQWSLDLSQPVPEDAVALAHSLAGSSGTVGFKPLSELARLLEHTLQHLQPQGFATQHQASCCVNASEEIRRLLHQFAAGFLKTAQPSIAEELQALLAQNLELTEVPPALEVSELDLSARDWSDLLTDLPAKTVDPLDLPLDFAAQTVESADPVLESGAQTPDVPQAPAVYSAMPRPVGAEQEADLQRRIDAAIALAVHAETDDDEIDVLDQVDPDLFPIFEEEAVDLLPKLGAALRRWHARPLLDDARKETLRALHTLKGSARLAGAMRMGEMAHRLESAVERVDGDKPSAESIDPLLARFDALQASFDVLRVAGEQDAEPPLDRIDDAVIQAPLHLAAESAATAAAQAQSAPADEAASASSESVATEPEVSAFDDALDAQAAASAAVPRVASQQTVRVRAQLLDRLISQAGEVLIARSRVDSRLAQVRASLGDLTLNLERLRSQLRDIEVQAESQMQSRLALSKDSAAGFDPLEFDRFTRVQELTRMMAESVNDVATVQRNLQRDMIAAEDDLVAQGRQARDLQRDLLRTRMVEFESLAERLYAVVRQTSKEMGKQVRLNILGGTIEMDRGMLERMMPAFEHLLRNCVAHGIESPEQRQAAGKSAVGTIEIILSQERNDVALSVEDDGAGLNLESIRSKAISQNLWAADQFMGMEDAGRLIFESGFSTATEITGVAGRGIGMDVVRSEVNALGGRIETHSEAGRGSAFRLVLPLTTAVTQVVMLRVGKMSVGVPASLVEIVRRTPLDALGQAYQTQEFHDGSEVMPFYWAGALWQSSLRSEEAVGRTRPVLIVRSASQRIALHVDEVLGNQEVVIKNLGPQLARLPGLTGMSVLPSGAVVQIYNPVALANVYGDQVRALAVKAEQAAAEGLQASSAAAGALLTGDAQASVPLVLVVDDSITVRRVTQRLLQREGYRVALAADGLQAIEVLQDERPTVVLSDIEMPRMDGFDLLRNIRADHRLKGMPVIMITSRIAHKHREMAAQLGANHYLGKPYADEELLGLIQHYALQRSGPAPDSQPLHGGATGSTPAVGD, encoded by the coding sequence ATGTCCGTGGTAGACGACTCGCCAATCCGTGCAGTGATGACTGCACCTGCAGAGCAGGACCTGGGGCCCCTGGCCTGGGTGCTTGATGAGCTGCGCAAGTCGCTGGAAGCTGCGAACAAGGCGGTAGGCCGATTTGTCCGGGACGCGGACGCGGCCCGTGTAGCCGATCTGGAGACGCTGGACACTTCGGCTCTGCGCATTGCGCGCCAGCAGCTGCACCAGGCTTGCGGTGCGCTGGAAATGGTGGGCCTGGGTGCTCCGGCCCAGATCATGCGCAGCATGGAGGATGCGGTCAACCGCTTCATACAGCGTCCCGAGCTGTGCACGGCCGAGGCTGCCGCCACGCTGGAGCGCACGCATTTTGCGTTGATGGAATTTCTGGAAACCATGCTGGCCGGCAAAGAAGTGTCGGCCGTGGCCTTGTTTCCCCAGTACCGTGAAGTGGCGACGCTGGCCGGCAATGAAAAAGTGCATCCCGGCGATCTATGGCCTGCAGAGCGCCGGGCGCGCGAACCCGACTGGGTGGGTGCCATGCCCGCAGCGCTGGAATACGGCCCCGCAGCCCGGGCCTTGTTCGATGGCGTGGTGCTGCGCCTGATCAAGAGCGAAGACCGCGAAGCCTCGGCGCAAATGCGCGACCTGTGCCTGCGCCTTGCCGCCGGCAAGCTGGAGGACGTGACGGCACGCAGCTTCTGGAAGATTGCGGCTGCCTTTTTCGATGCCCAGGCACATGGCCTGATCGCGGTCGATCTCTATGTCAAGCGCATGGCCTCGCGCGTGCTCATGCAATACGCCTCCATGGCCAAGGGCGACAGCCTGCCGCCGGCGCGGCTGCTGCAGGACCTGATGTTCTTCTGTGCCCAGGCCAAGCCGCGCGAGCACTCCGGCGAGGTGCTCAAGGCGGTCCAGCAGGCCTACTCCATGGACGGCATGCCCCAGGTGGATTACCAGGTGGCGCGCTTTGGCCGCCATGATCCGGCCGTGCTGATTCTGGCGCGCAAGCGCATTGCGGCCGTGGCCGACACCTGGTCGGCTCTGGCCGGTGGCGAGCGCGGCAAGATCAAGCTGACGGTGGAACAGTTCGGCCAGGTGGCCGAATCCCTGGTCAAGCTGCAGCCCGCCAGCCAGGGCCTGGCCCGGACCCTGATTCGCGTGGCGGAAACCGTGGACCGCATCGGTCAGCCGCCACCGGCCGAGCTGGCCATGGAAGTGGCGACGGCCGTGCTCTATCTGCAAGCCGTTTTTGCCACCTTCAATCTGGATGACAAGGCCCAGGCCAGCCAGTTCAGCAGCCTGGTGTACCGGCTGGATGCTGCCTTGCAAGGCGCTCCTGCCCAGCCGCTGGAGCCCTGGATGGAAGAGCTGTTCCGCCAGGCCAGCGATGACCAGACCATGGGTTCGGTGGTGGGCGAATTGCGCTCCACCCTGGGCGAGTCCGAACGGCAGCTGGATATGTATTTCCGCAATCCCGCAGATACCAGCGTGCTGGCGGCCGTGCCTCACCAGATGTCGCAAATGCGCGGCGTGTTCTCGGTGCTGGGCTTTGATCAGGCTGCGTTTGGCATGCAGCGCATGCGCGAGAAGGTCGAGCAGTTGATCCTGGGCGAAGTCCGGGAGGAGCAGCGCGCTCAGGCCTTCGAGAAACTGGGCAATAGCCTGGGCGCCATGGGTTTTCTCATCGACATGCTCAGCTACCAGCGCAATATGGCGCGCAAGCTGTTCATCTATGACGAGGAAGCCGACGAGTTGCGCGTTCTCATGGGACGCAATCGCAAACGCAGCAGCGAGCCTTTCAAGCCCACGGTGGATATCTCCACCGAAGACGCTGCTCCCGAAATACCAGCGCAGACCGCTGTATCTGTCACTGCTCCAGAGTCATTTGCACCTGAAGTGCATTTCGCAGTTGCGGAACAAGCTCTTGATTCCGTAGTGAAGGCGGCAGCAGCAGACCCCGTGGTTGCTGAACCCATGACGGCGGTTCTGCCTGCCGAAGAACCTAAGCCGCCAGCCGCTCCCGTGGACGTCGATCTGGGGCAGATGCCGGATGCCGCTGTGGCCGAAAGCCTGGCGCCTTCCTTGCCGGCTCCCGCTCCGGTGAGCGAGCCTGCGCCCGATGCGCTGGGCGATGCCATGGCCCAGGTGTTTGCCGGCATGCCTCAAAGCACGGCCGCCCAGCCCGAGGCACAAGAGCCGTTGGCGGCATTGGATCTGGATCTTTCCGCGTCGGCATCGCCGGTGCAGGTCGCGCCCGATTTCGAAGTGCCGGCCTTTGTGGAGCCGGCGCTGAGTGCGCAGGAACTTGATGGCGAAGATGAGCTGCTGTTCATCTTCCTGGAAGAAGCCCGTGAAGTCGTGGAAAACGGCTTGCAGGCCTTGCGTGTGCTGGAAGAGCAAGCCGGCAGCCTGAGTGAGCAAACCACGCTGCGCCGCGCGTTTCACACGCTCAAGGGCAGTTCGCGCATGGTGGGGCTGGATGAATTCGGTGAAGCCGGCTGGGCTCTGGAGCAAATGCTCAATGCCTGGTTGGCCGAGCAGAAGCCCATGCCGGCGCCCATGCGCGCTCTGGCCGTCGATGCCCTCAAGGCTTTTGCTGCCTGGGCGCAGGATCTGGAAGCGCGTCAGGCCGAGCACTGGTCTGCCACGCCATTTCGCGCTGCCGCCGATGCCATGCGTCTGACCGGCCAGCGCGCCGATGTCGCGCTGATGCCGCGCCGCGCACGCAGGCCGGAGGCCATAGCAGAGTTTGCTCCGCTGGCTCCCGAAGCTGAGGCCCTCGATACGGCGGCCCCCCCAGTTCCCGTCGAGCCAGAAATTCCCGTTGAGCCACAGGTCTCCGCCGAACCCGCAGCTTCCACTGAGCTGGGCTGGATGCTGGATCTGCCTGAAGAAGAGCAACCGGCAGGCAAGTCCGAGGACAGGCTCGAGAAAAGTCCCGCAGAAGCCGCCGCCGAAGCGCTGCTGCCTGCGCAGAGCCATGAGGCGCATGCCTTTCTGCCCGCGCTGGACTTTGATGTCTTTCTTCCCGCGTCTGCCGATGCACCGCTGCAGCGGCCCGGCGACGCGACAGATGCAGCGATCAGCGAGGTGCCGGCCAGCCCCGATGAGGCGCAGGATCTGGACTTTGCAGATTTCGAAATCGCCATGCGCGAGAGCGAGCTGGCGGCCTTGGATGCACACGCGCCCGTGGTTGAGCCAGAACCCGCATTGGCGCCCGAACCCGAGGCCGAGCCAGAGACTCTCATTGATCAAGCGCTTGAGAGCGCGCCGCAGCCGCTGCTGCAAGCGGCTCCAGTCGTGGATTTTGCGGACTTCGAAGTTTCTGAGGCAGCGCCTGCCGCCAAGCACACGCCCATCGCTGAAATCGATATGGCGCCGGAAGTGCCTATGCCGGAGCAACCCGCCGCGCCAGAGGACGATTACAAGCATATCGACGGGCTGCGCATCAGCACACCGCTGTACAACGTCTATCTCCACGAGGCCGACGAGTGGTCCGAGCGCCTGCGGGCCGTGCTGCAGCAGTGGAGCCTGGACCTGAGCCAGCCCGTGCCCGAGGATGCCGTGGCTTTGGCCCATTCGCTGGCCGGCAGCTCAGGCACCGTGGGCTTCAAGCCGCTGTCCGAACTGGCGCGCCTGCTGGAGCACACGCTGCAGCATCTGCAGCCCCAGGGCTTTGCCACGCAGCATCAGGCCAGCTGCTGCGTCAACGCGTCGGAAGAGATTCGCCGCCTGCTGCACCAGTTCGCCGCAGGCTTTCTGAAGACGGCGCAGCCCTCGATAGCCGAAGAGTTGCAGGCCTTGCTGGCGCAAAACCTGGAGTTGACCGAGGTACCGCCAGCACTTGAAGTCAGCGAGCTGGATCTTAGTGCCCGCGACTGGTCGGATCTGCTGACCGATTTGCCCGCCAAGACCGTGGATCCGCTGGATCTGCCGTTGGACTTCGCGGCGCAAACGGTTGAAAGCGCCGATCCCGTTCTCGAGAGCGGCGCGCAAACACCCGATGTGCCACAGGCGCCTGCCGTGTACTCGGCCATGCCGCGGCCCGTGGGTGCCGAGCAGGAAGCCGATCTGCAGCGCCGCATCGATGCGGCGATTGCCCTGGCCGTCCATGCCGAGACGGACGATGACGAGATCGATGTGCTCGATCAGGTCGACCCCGATCTCTTCCCCATCTTCGAAGAAGAAGCCGTCGATCTGCTGCCCAAGCTGGGCGCCGCTCTGCGCCGCTGGCATGCGCGCCCGCTGCTGGACGATGCCCGCAAGGAAACCTTGCGTGCCTTGCACACCCTCAAGGGCAGCGCCCGCCTGGCAGGAGCCATGCGCATGGGCGAGATGGCACACCGGCTGGAGTCGGCCGTGGAGCGCGTGGATGGCGACAAGCCCAGCGCCGAAAGCATTGATCCCTTGCTGGCCCGTTTTGATGCCCTGCAAGCCAGCTTTGATGTGCTGCGCGTGGCGGGCGAGCAGGACGCAGAGCCGCCGCTGGACCGGATTGACGATGCCGTGATTCAGGCGCCGCTGCATCTGGCCGCAGAAAGCGCTGCGACGGCTGCCGCTCAAGCGCAGAGCGCTCCTGCCGACGAGGCCGCTTCTGCCAGCAGTGAAAGCGTTGCCACCGAGCCCGAGGTTTCCGCTTTCGATGACGCGCTGGATGCGCAGGCTGCAGCGTCTGCGGCCGTACCGCGCGTCGCATCGCAGCAGACGGTGCGCGTGCGTGCCCAGTTGCTGGACCGCCTGATTTCCCAGGCCGGTGAGGTTTTGATTGCCCGCTCGCGTGTGGATTCGCGCCTGGCCCAGGTCCGGGCTTCGCTGGGCGATCTGACGCTCAATCTGGAGCGCCTGCGCAGCCAGCTGCGCGATATCGAGGTGCAGGCCGAGAGCCAGATGCAGTCGCGTCTGGCCCTGTCCAAGGATTCGGCCGCCGGTTTCGATCCGCTGGAGTTCGATCGTTTCACCCGCGTGCAGGAGCTGACCCGCATGATGGCCGAGTCGGTCAACGACGTGGCCACCGTGCAGCGCAATCTGCAGCGCGACATGATTGCGGCGGAAGACGATCTGGTGGCCCAGGGCCGCCAGGCGCGTGATCTGCAGCGCGATCTGCTGCGCACGCGCATGGTGGAGTTCGAATCTCTGGCCGAGCGCCTGTATGCCGTGGTGCGCCAGACCTCCAAGGAGATGGGCAAGCAGGTGCGCTTGAACATTCTGGGCGGCACCATCGAAATGGACCGCGGCATGCTCGAGCGCATGATGCCGGCCTTCGAGCACTTGCTGCGCAACTGCGTGGCGCACGGTATCGAATCGCCCGAGCAACGCCAGGCCGCAGGCAAGTCGGCCGTGGGCACCATCGAAATCATTCTGAGCCAGGAGCGTAACGACGTGGCGCTGTCGGTGGAAGACGACGGCGCCGGCCTGAATCTGGAGAGCATTCGCAGCAAGGCCATCAGCCAGAATCTCTGGGCCGCCGACCAGTTCATGGGCATGGAAGATGCGGGCCGCCTGATCTTCGAGTCGGGCTTCAGCACGGCCACCGAGATCACCGGCGTGGCCGGGCGCGGCATTGGCATGGACGTGGTGCGCTCCGAAGTCAATGCGCTGGGCGGACGCATAGAAACCCATTCCGAGGCTGGCCGCGGCAGCGCCTTCCGTCTGGTCTTGCCGCTGACCACGGCCGTGACCCAGGTGGTCATGCTGCGCGTGGGCAAGATGAGCGTGGGCGTACCTGCCAGCCTGGTGGAAATCGTGCGCCGCACGCCGCTGGATGCGTTGGGCCAGGCCTATCAAACCCAGGAGTTCCACGACGGCAGCGAAGTCATGCCGTTTTACTGGGCCGGTGCGCTGTGGCAATCGTCTTTGCGCAGCGAGGAAGCCGTGGGCCGTACCCGTCCCGTGCTGATTGTGCGCAGTGCCTCGCAGCGCATTGCCCTGCATGTGGATGAGGTGTTGGGCAACCAGGAAGTGGTGATCAAGAACCTGGGCCCTCAGCTGGCGCGTCTGCCCGGCCTGACCGGCATGTCCGTGCTACCTTCGGGTGCCGTGGTGCAGATCTACAACCCGGTGGCCCTGGCCAATGTGTATGGCGATCAGGTGCGTGCGCTGGCGGTCAAGGCCGAGCAGGCCGCAGCCGAAGGCTTGCAGGCATCGTCCGCTGCTGCGGGCGCGTTGCTGACGGGCGATGCTCAGGCCTCGGTGCCTCTGGTGCTGGTGGTCGATGACTCGATTACCGTGCGCCGTGTGACCCAGCGCCTGCTGCAGCGCGAAGGCTACCGCGTGGCCCTGGCGGCCGACGGCCTGCAGGCCATCGAAGTGCTGCAGGACGAGCGCCCCACGGTGGTGCTGTCGGACATCGAAATGCCGCGCATGGACGGTTTCGATCTGCTGCGCAATATCCGCGCGGACCACCGACTGAAAGGCATGCCGGTGATCATGATCACCTCGCGCATTGCCCACAAGCATCGCGAGATGGCGGCGCAGCTGGGCGCCAACCACTATCTGGGCAAGCCTTATGCCGATGAGGAGTTGCTGGGCCTGATTCAGCACTACGCCTTGCAACGCAGCGGCCCGGCGCCCGACAGCCAGCCTTTGCACGGTGGCGCGACTGGCAGCACGCCGGCCGTGGGCGACTAA
- a CDS encoding methyl-accepting chemotaxis protein, producing MSFAQRFTQWFQRKSDRSGTGADNSMLGDTVAQDMYSLDTTLGMRSGDAVLPTQEQVTLPLLGKAPVPKHQRTLFTLLGLSVLVLVVVAAWMLRSANNSNQQLAATGQALMQSQRLAKSVSQAMTGAEAAFADVKDSAGVLARNVHALSSGDPELGVNAVGADLQATMDSITPLTERAEKSAALIMGQQKILTQVGEALRTINRQSSDLLETAETISSLKLQQGAGAAEIAAAGQLVMLTQRIAKSANEFQTLEGVSPEAVFLLGKDLNSFKEISEGLLDGNAELRLAPSRDEQIREQLQTLIKQYDETRAQASAILGNLQGLVSAREAQTAINNDSEPLRRQLEELQTALQGGAGASVWQLVVLALAVLVAVLCGIGISRVQLMDSRARQQLAERHQIDARSQEQEAKRINDANQAAILRLMNELQSVAEGDLTQEATVTEDITGAIADSVNYTVEELRALVGSVQNTATRVAQTTAEVDANSTELLAASNEQLHEIRETGQSILEMAGRINDVSAQAQQSAQVARQSLQAADSGLKAVQNAIGGMNSIRDQIQDTSKRIKRLGESSQEIGEITELISDITEQTNVLALNAAIQAASAGEAGRGFSVVAEEVQRLAERSADATRQIAALVKAIQTDTQDAVAAMERSTQGVVDGARLSDSAGTALSEIDSVSRRLAELIEQISSSTSREAAQANDVAENIQHIFAVTEQTGEGTRSTAQQVRELSHMAEELRQSVARFKIV from the coding sequence ATGTCTTTTGCACAACGATTCACCCAGTGGTTCCAACGCAAGTCTGATCGATCAGGCACGGGTGCTGACAACAGCATGCTTGGCGATACCGTGGCCCAGGATATGTATTCACTGGATACCACATTGGGAATGCGCAGCGGCGATGCGGTGCTGCCAACCCAGGAGCAGGTCACGCTGCCGCTGCTGGGCAAGGCGCCGGTCCCCAAGCATCAGCGCACGCTGTTCACCTTGCTCGGTCTGTCGGTGCTGGTGCTGGTGGTCGTGGCGGCATGGATGCTGCGCTCGGCCAACAACTCCAACCAACAGCTGGCTGCCACCGGCCAGGCCTTGATGCAGTCCCAGCGTCTGGCCAAGTCGGTCTCCCAGGCCATGACAGGTGCCGAAGCGGCTTTTGCTGACGTGAAAGACAGCGCTGGCGTGCTGGCGCGCAATGTGCACGCCCTGTCTTCGGGCGATCCCGAGCTGGGCGTGAATGCCGTGGGTGCCGACCTGCAGGCCACGATGGACAGCATCACCCCACTGACGGAGCGGGCCGAGAAAAGCGCTGCCCTGATCATGGGTCAGCAAAAAATCCTGACCCAGGTCGGTGAGGCTCTGCGCACCATCAACCGCCAATCGTCGGACCTGCTGGAAACCGCCGAAACCATCTCCTCGCTGAAGCTGCAGCAAGGCGCGGGCGCGGCTGAGATTGCGGCCGCAGGCCAGCTGGTGATGTTGACCCAGCGTATTGCCAAGTCGGCCAACGAGTTCCAGACCCTGGAAGGCGTGAGCCCTGAGGCCGTGTTCCTGCTGGGCAAGGATTTGAACTCCTTCAAGGAAATCTCCGAAGGCCTGCTGGATGGCAATGCCGAGCTGCGCCTGGCACCCAGCCGTGACGAGCAAATTCGCGAGCAGCTGCAAACCCTGATCAAGCAGTACGACGAGACGCGTGCCCAGGCCAGCGCCATTTTGGGCAATCTGCAAGGACTGGTCTCGGCGCGTGAAGCGCAGACGGCTATCAACAACGATAGCGAACCGCTGCGCCGCCAGCTGGAAGAGCTGCAGACCGCCTTGCAAGGCGGCGCGGGTGCCAGCGTCTGGCAACTGGTCGTGCTGGCCCTGGCGGTTCTGGTGGCTGTGCTGTGCGGCATAGGTATCTCCCGCGTGCAGCTGATGGACAGCCGTGCACGCCAGCAGCTGGCCGAACGTCACCAGATCGACGCCCGCTCTCAGGAGCAGGAAGCCAAGCGCATCAACGATGCCAACCAGGCTGCCATTTTGCGTTTGATGAACGAGCTGCAGTCGGTGGCCGAAGGCGATCTGACCCAGGAAGCCACGGTGACGGAAGACATCACCGGCGCCATTGCCGACTCGGTGAACTACACGGTGGAAGAATTGCGCGCCCTGGTGGGTTCGGTGCAGAACACGGCCACCCGGGTGGCTCAGACCACGGCCGAGGTGGATGCCAACTCCACGGAGCTGCTGGCCGCATCGAACGAGCAGCTGCACGAGATTCGTGAAACCGGTCAGTCGATTCTGGAGATGGCCGGCCGCATCAACGATGTGTCGGCTCAGGCGCAGCAATCGGCCCAGGTGGCCCGTCAATCGCTGCAGGCTGCCGACTCCGGCTTGAAGGCCGTGCAAAACGCCATCGGCGGCATGAACTCCATTCGCGACCAGATCCAGGACACCTCCAAGCGGATCAAGCGCCTGGGTGAATCGTCCCAGGAAATTGGTGAAATTACCGAACTGATTTCCGACATTACCGAGCAGACCAATGTGCTGGCCCTGAACGCCGCCATCCAGGCCGCTTCGGCCGGTGAAGCCGGTCGCGGTTTCTCGGTGGTGGCGGAAGAAGTGCAGCGCCTGGCCGAACGTTCGGCAGATGCCACGCGCCAGATTGCGGCCCTGGTGAAAGCCATTCAGACCGACACCCAGGATGCGGTGGCCGCCATGGAACGCTCCACCCAGGGTGTGGTGGACGGCGCGCGCCTGTCCGACTCCGCCGGCACCGCACTGTCCGAAATCGACAGCGTGTCGCGCCGACTGGCCGAGCTGATCGAGCAAATTTCCTCCTCCACCTCGCGCGAAGCCGCGCAGGCCAATGATGTGGCCGAGAATATTCAGCACATTTTTGCGGTGACGGAGCAGACGGGTGAAGGTACGCGCAGCACGGCACAGCAGGTGCGTGAGTTGTCCCACATGGCCGAAGAACTGCGCCAGTCGGTGGCACGATTCAAGATCGTCTGA
- a CDS encoding chemotaxis protein CheW — protein MANREALRDLQSRLAGRLQAARSESVTVAAWLAVQAGGRDYLLPLSQAGEIFPWTGVQPVPYTQNWFLGIANLRGTLAGVVDLALLLNHGRSRSEQELSETSLLAFNSALEVNAALLVDQLQGLRGADAFVQSEPAPARSPSFFGSVHIDSTGRRWQELQLQRLSQTAKFLSIRA, from the coding sequence ATGGCGAACCGCGAAGCCCTCCGAGATCTCCAATCCCGTCTGGCAGGCCGCCTGCAGGCAGCACGTAGCGAAAGCGTGACGGTCGCTGCCTGGCTGGCCGTGCAGGCCGGCGGTCGTGACTACCTGCTGCCCTTGAGCCAGGCTGGGGAAATTTTCCCGTGGACGGGCGTTCAGCCCGTGCCCTATACCCAGAACTGGTTTCTGGGGATTGCCAATCTGCGCGGCACCCTGGCGGGCGTCGTGGATCTGGCCCTGCTGCTCAACCATGGCCGCTCCCGCAGCGAGCAGGAATTATCCGAAACCAGCTTGCTGGCATTCAACTCCGCTTTGGAGGTGAATGCTGCCTTGCTGGTGGATCAGCTTCAGGGTCTGCGCGGCGCAGACGCCTTTGTCCAAAGCGAGCCGGCACCGGCTCGTTCTCCGAGCTTTTTTGGCTCCGTCCATATCGATAGCACAGGCCGCCGCTGGCAAGAGCTGCAGTTGCAGCGCCTGTCGCAAACCGCCAAGTTTTTGAGCATTCGTGCTTAA
- a CDS encoding response regulator — MPIQKVLVVDDSKTELMFLTDLLQRQGLQVRTAENGEEAMKRLAEDKPDLILMDVVMPGQNGFQLTRSISRDPLFADVPILMCTSKNQETDRVWGMRQGARGYITKPVDAAELQAKIAAL, encoded by the coding sequence ATGCCTATTCAAAAAGTACTGGTCGTAGACGACTCCAAGACCGAACTGATGTTTCTCACGGACCTGCTGCAAAGACAGGGCCTGCAGGTGCGCACCGCCGAAAACGGCGAAGAGGCCATGAAGCGCCTGGCCGAAGACAAGCCCGATCTGATTTTGATGGATGTGGTCATGCCGGGCCAGAACGGCTTTCAGCTGACCCGCTCCATCTCGCGCGATCCGCTGTTTGCCGATGTGCCCATTCTCATGTGCACCAGCAAGAACCAGGAAACCGACCGCGTCTGGGGGATGCGCCAGGGTGCGCGCGGCTACATCACCAAGCCGGTGGATGCAGCCGAGCTGCAAGCCAAGATCGCAGCGCTGTAA
- a CDS encoding response regulator, translating to MTASSAPLRVLVVDDSNTIRRSAEIFLKQGGYEVLLADDGFDALSKVNDYQPQLIFCDILMPKLDGYQTCAIIKRNARFSSTPVVMLSSKDGVFDKARGRMVGCQDYLTKPFTKDQLLQAVEQFGQQTAGVGAA from the coding sequence GTGACAGCATCCAGTGCGCCTTTGCGGGTTCTGGTGGTCGATGACAGCAATACCATCCGCCGCAGCGCCGAGATTTTCCTCAAGCAGGGCGGTTACGAAGTTTTGCTGGCTGACGACGGTTTCGACGCTCTTTCCAAGGTCAACGATTACCAGCCGCAGCTCATTTTCTGCGACATTCTGATGCCCAAGCTCGATGGCTATCAGACCTGCGCCATCATCAAGCGCAACGCACGCTTCTCCAGCACTCCAGTTGTCATGCTTTCGTCCAAGGATGGCGTGTTTGACAAGGCACGCGGCCGCATGGTGGGCTGCCAAGACTATCTGACCAAACCTTTTACCAAAGATCAACTGCTGCAGGCTGTGGAACAGTTTGGCCAGCAAACCGCAGGTGTGGGAGCCGCGTGA
- a CDS encoding rubredoxin produces MCLICGWLYDEAQGCPEHGIPPNTRWEDVPMNWTCPECSARKEDFEMVEI; encoded by the coding sequence ATGTGTTTGATCTGTGGATGGCTTTATGACGAGGCGCAAGGCTGCCCCGAACATGGCATCCCGCCGAATACGCGTTGGGAAGACGTGCCCATGAACTGGACATGCCCTGAGTGCAGCGCCAGAAAAGAAGATTTTGAGATGGTGGAAATCTGA